Within Mucilaginibacter inviolabilis, the genomic segment GATTTTGTATCGGTTTAATTCGTAAATAAAGTAATAATCAATAGAATAATACAGGTACTCACCATGGGCGGCAGGGAGTTAGTATCTATTTTATTTGTTAATAAAGTAACTAGGCGGCACAAAAATAAAAGTTTATTTTAAAAATCAAAATATTTAATTGTCACCGGTAAGTGATATAAATATCTGCTCCAGGGTATGATCATTATTTTTTTGACGAAGCCCCTGCAGGGTATCATCGGCTACAATTTTACCTTTATTAATAATAATTACCTTATTACATGCGGCCTCTACTTCCTGCATAATATGGGTAGACAGGATGATGGTTTTTGTTTTCCCCAGTTCCAGTATCAACTGGCGGATACCAATGAGTTGGTTAGGATCGAGTCCGGAGGTGGGCTCGTCCAATATCAGCACATCCGGGTTATGTAATATAGCTTGCGCCAGTCCTACCCTTTGACGATAGCCTTTTGAAAGCTGTCCTATTTTTTTATGCTGTTCGGGCCCCAGGCCTGTTTGTTCAATAATAGCAGCTATGCGTTTTTCGGGGTCTTGTACCTTATGAATACCGGCAATAAAGCCCAATGATTCTTTCACATACATATCCAGGTACAGCGGATTGCTCTCGGGCAGGTAACCAATGCGCCTGCGAACTTCCAATGGTTGTGCTATAACATCAAATCCGCAAACCGATGCCGAACCTGAAGTTTGAGGAATAAAGCAGGTGAGGATTTTCATGGTGGTTGATTTACCAGCACCATTAGGACCTAAAAAACCCAGCACACCAGGCGCTGCACTAAAGCTGATACTATCAACCGCTTTTTGTGTCCCGTAAACTTTTGACAACGACTCAACCCGGATACTCATAGCTCAAATGTAAAAGAGTATTTCGGATTTCGGAATTTCGATTTCGGATTTATTGATTTTTTGTCAATGATGTTGTGTTACTTTTCAAAAATAACAGCATCGGCTTTTGCTCCCAGTTTTTCCAATATCCCGGTTATTTCCTGCACCATGGCATCGGGGCCGCAAACATAAAAGTGCTTGTTAAAGTCCTTTACTTCGGCTTTTAAAAAGTCTTCGTTAATACGGCGCTGATCATGCGTGCTGTCTTTTTGATTAGTTATGGTAAATAAAGCGTTTTCGCCCAATATGCCTTTCAATTCATCGGCCAGGATAATATCCTGATCGGTTTTATTAGAGAAGAAGAGTTTATTATCCGCTATAGCACCTTGTTGGTTAAGATGCCTCAATATGGCTATAAATGGCGTAATACCGGCACCGCCGGCAATAAAGTATCCTGGCCCTTTATATTCAATAGCTCCCCAGGCTTCACGCAGTATCAGTTCATCGCCTACTTCCAGTTCGCCGAGGTGATTGGTAACACCCGGATGATCATTGTATATTTTAATGGTAAACTCCAGGTAATGCTGGTCGGCAAGACAGGTAAACGTAAAAGGGTTCCGTTGCCCTTCCCATTGCGGTTGATTGATGGATAGTTCTGTTGCCTGCCCCGGTGTAAATGTAAAACCATCGGGCTTTTCTACTATAAACTGTTTAACGTTATGGGTTACGTTATGGATATCCAGTATTCTCACAATTTGTTCCATAGTGGCGGTAATAAATTAATTGGTTTTATGATAATGAATTTAGTGATGATTTGGTTTTAATTAAAGTAATTTAAGTCTTGATTTTTATATGCTTAAGCTTTTTGCCTTTCGCTTTCAGCTTTCTCCCTAAATTGTATCTTTGCAGCTATTATGAGCAAATCAACCGACGAACTTTTTAAAAATGTTATATCACACGCCAAAGAATATGGCTTTGTTTTCCCTTCAAGTGAGATTTATGATGGCCTGAGCGCTGTTTATGATTACGGGCAGTTTGGCGCCGAATTAAAAAACAACATCAAAACTTACTGGTGGAAAAGCATGGTGCAAATGCATGATAACATTGTGGGTATTGATTCGGCCATATTTATGCACCCCAAAATATGGAAAGCCAGCGGGCACGTTGATGGTTTCAGCGACCCGATGATCGATAATAAAGATTCAAAAAAACGTTACCGCGCCGATCAGTTGCTGGAAGATAAGATTGAGCGCTACGACAAGGATGGCAAAACTGACAAAGCCGAACAGCTACAGCATGATATGGACGA encodes:
- a CDS encoding ATP-binding cassette domain-containing protein, translated to MSIRVESLSKVYGTQKAVDSISFSAAPGVLGFLGPNGAGKSTTMKILTCFIPQTSGSASVCGFDVIAQPLEVRRRIGYLPESNPLYLDMYVKESLGFIAGIHKVQDPEKRIAAIIEQTGLGPEQHKKIGQLSKGYRQRVGLAQAILHNPDVLILDEPTSGLDPNQLIGIRQLILELGKTKTIILSTHIMQEVEAACNKVIIINKGKIVADDTLQGLRQKNNDHTLEQIFISLTGDN
- a CDS encoding FAD-binding oxidoreductase; this encodes MEQIVRILDIHNVTHNVKQFIVEKPDGFTFTPGQATELSINQPQWEGQRNPFTFTCLADQHYLEFTIKIYNDHPGVTNHLGELEVGDELILREAWGAIEYKGPGYFIAGGAGITPFIAILRHLNQQGAIADNKLFFSNKTDQDIILADELKGILGENALFTITNQKDSTHDQRRINEDFLKAEVKDFNKHFYVCGPDAMVQEITGILEKLGAKADAVIFEK